One Aegilops tauschii subsp. strangulata cultivar AL8/78 chromosome 7, Aet v6.0, whole genome shotgun sequence genomic window carries:
- the LOC109771740 gene encoding DNA-directed RNA polymerase II subunit RPB1, protein MDARFPYSPAEVAKVKLVQFGILSPDEIRQMSVVVIEHAETMERGKAKPGGLSDPRLGTIDRKIKCDTCMAGMAECPGHFGHLELAKPMFHIGFIKTVLSIMRCVCFNCSKILADEEDTKFKQALKIRNPKNRLRRIYDACKSKKICAGGDELEVQDQQDADEPVKKRGGCGAQQPNITVDGMKMVAEFKATKKKSDDQDQLPEPVERKQILSAERVLNVLKRISDEDCLLLGLNPKYARPDWMILQVLPIPPPPVRPSVMMDTSSRSEDDLTHQLAMIIRHNENLRRQERNGAPAHIITEFAQLLQFHIATYFDNDLPGQPRATQRSGRPIKSICSRLKAKEGRIRGNLMGKRVDFSARTVITPDPNINIDQLGVPWSIALNLTYPETVTPYNIERLKELVEYGPHPPPGKTGAKYIIREDGQRLDLRYVKKSSDQHLELGYKVERHLNDGDFVLFNRQPSLHKMSIMGHRIKIMPYSTFRLNLSVTSPYNADFDGDEMNMHVPQSFETRAEVLELMMVPKCIVSPQANRPVMGIVQDTLLGCRKITKRDTLIEKDVFMNILMWWEDFDGKVPAPAILRPRPIWTGKQVFNLIIPKLINLIRFSAWHAETESGFITPGDTMVRIEKGELLSGTLCKKTLGTSTGSLIHVIWEEVGPDAARKFLGHTQWLVNYWLLQNGFSIGIGDTIADAATMEKINETIGTAKNEVKELIKQAQEKNLEPEPGRTMMESFENRVNQVLNKARDDAGSSAQKSLSESNNLKAMVTAGSKGSFINISQMTACVGQQNVEGKRIPFGFVDRTLPHFTKDDYGPESRGFVENSYLRGLTPQEFFFHAMGGREGLIDTAVKTSETGYIQRRLVKAMEDIMVKYDGTVRNSLGDVIQFLYGEDGMDAVWIESQKLDSLKMKKAEFDNVFRYELDDENWRPTYMLPDHVDDLKTIREFRNVFEAEVQKLEADRLQLGTEITTTGDNTWPMPVNLKRLIWNAQKTFKIDLRRPSDMHPMEIVEAIDKLQERLKVVPGDDAMSIEAQKNATLFFNILLRSTFASKRVLKEYRLTKESFEWVIGEIESRFLQSLVAPGEMIGCVAAQSIGEPATQMTLNTFHYAGVSAKNVTLGVPRLREIINVAKKIKTPSLSVFLKPEVSKKKELAKNVQCALEYTTLRSVTHATEIWYDPDPLGTIIEEDVEFVRSYYEMPDEDIDPDKISPWLLRIELNREMMVDKKLSMADIAEKINHEFDDDLSCIFNDDNADKLILRVRITNDEAPKGEIQDESAEDDVFLKKIEGNMLTEMALRGIPDINKVFIKYGKVNKFDESEGFKPDNEWMLDTEGVNLLAVMCHEDVDSTRTTSNHLIEVIEVLGIEAVRRSLLDELRVVISFDGSYVNYRHLAILCDTMTYRGHLMAITRHGINRNDTGPLMRCSFEETVDILLDAAVYAESDYLRGVTENIMLGQLAPIGTGGCGLYLNDQMLQQAIELQLPSYVEGLDYGMTPARSPMSATPYRDGGMMSPMLSPNFRASPITDAQFSPYVGGMAFSPVPSNYSPSSGGGYSPSSPVFSPGPGHGYSPTSPSYSPASPSYSPTSPSYTPGSPSYSPTSPSYSPTSPSYSPTSPSYSPTSPSYSPTSPSYSPTSPSYSPTSPSYSPTSPVYSPTSPAYSPTSPAYSPTSPSYSPTSPSYSPTSPSYSPTSPSYSPTSPSYSPTSPSYSPTSPSYSPTSPAYSPTSPGYSPTSPSYSPTSPNYSPTSPSYNPSSAKYSPSHAYSPSSPRMMSPYSQTSPNYSPTSPTYSPTSPSYAQPSPSYSPTSPHTTSGGPSPDYSPTSPNYSPSASYSPTAPGYSPSSTGPQTTDKDDETVD, encoded by the exons ATGGACGCGAGGTTCCCGTACTCCCCGGCCGAGGTGGCCAAGGTGAAGCTCGTGCAGTTCGGCATCCTCAGCCCGGATGAAATC AGACAAATGTCAGTGGTGGTGATAGAGCATGCAGAGACTATGGAGAGGGGGAAGGCAAAGCCTGGGGGTTTGAGTGACCCTCGTTTGGGCACCATTGACCGGAAGATCAAGTGTGATACATGTATGGCTGGGATGGCTGAGTGCCCGGGTCACTTTGGCCACCTTGAGCTTGCAAAGCCAATGTTCCACATCGGCTTCATCAAGACTGTACTCTCCATAATGCGCTGTGTGTGCTTCAACTGTTCCAAGATCCTGGCGGATGAG GAGGATACCAAGTTCAAGCAGGCTCTGAAAATCAGGAACCCAAAAAATAGATTAAGAAGAATATATGATGCTTGCAAGAGCAAAAAGATTTGTGCTGGGGGTGATGAACTTGAGGTTCAAGATCAGCAGGATGCTGATGAGCCAGTGAAGAAAAGAGGTGGTTGTGGTGCTCAGCAGCCAAATATCACAGTTGATGGTATGAAGATGGTTGCAGAATTTAAAGCAACAAAGAAGAAAAGTGATGATCAAGATCAACTCCCTGAACCAGTGGAGCGAAAGCAAATTCTCTCTGCCGAGAGG GTCCTTAATGTTCTCAAGCGTATAAGTGATGAGGACTGTCTTTTGTTGGGCCTGAACCCTAAGTATGCTCGTCCTGATTGGATGATACTGCAAGTCCTTCCAATTCCTCCACCGCCTGTCAGACCATCTGTTATGATGGATACTTCCTCCAGAAGTGAG GATGATTTGACTCATCAATTAGCGATGATAATTCGACATAATGAGAACTTGAGGAGGCAAGAGAGAAATGGAGCCCCAGCTCACATTATAACTGAGTTTGCTCAGTTGTTGCAGTTTCACATTGCAACGTACTTCGACAATGATCTTCCTGGACAACCAAGG GCCACTCAGCGTTCTGGAAGGCCTATTAAGTCAATATGCAGCAGGCTGAAAGCAAAAGAAGGCCGGATTAGAGGAAACTTAATGGGGAAGCGTGTTGATTTCTCAGCTCGTACTGTCATCACACCAGATCCGAATATCAACATTGATCAATTGGGGGTGCCATGGAGTATTGCTTTGAATCTGACATACCCAGAAACTGTCACTCCATATAACATCGAGAG GTTGAAAGAGCTAGTAGAATATGGACCTCACCCACCCCCAGGTAAGACAGGTGCAAAGTACATCATCAGGGAAGATGGTCAGAGGCTGGATCTTCGCTATGTGAAGAAAAGTAGTGATCAGCATCTGGAGCTGGGTTACAAG GTGGAAAGACACCTCAATGATGGAGATTTTGTTCTTTTCAACCGGCAACCAAGTCTTCATAAAATGTCTATCATGGGGCATCGTATTAAAATTATGCCGTACTCAACTTTCCGCCTGAACCTGTCTGTCACATCACCATACAATGCAGATTTTGATGGGGATGAAATGAATATGCACGTTCCTCAGTCATTTGAGACCAGAGCCGAAGTTTTAGAGTTGATGATGGTGCCAAAATGTATTGTCTCGCCTCAAGCGAATAGACCTGTTATGGGTATTGTCCAGGACACACTTCTTGGGTGTCGAAAAATAACCAAAAGGGACACTCTTATTGAAAAG GATGTATTTATGAACATCCTAATGTGGTGGGAAGATTTTGATGGGAAGGTCCCTGCGCCTGCCATTTTGAGACCAAGGCCGATTTGGACTGGCAAACAAGTTTTCAACTTGATTATTCCCAAGCTAATCAATTTAATAAGATTTTCAGCCTGGCATGCTGAAACAGAAAGTGGATTTATTACTCCAGGAGATACTATGGTCCGGATAGAGAAGGGAGAGCTTCTGTCTGGTACACTTTGCAAAAAAACACTTGGGACGTCAACTGGAAGTCTTATTCATGTTATTTG GGAAGAGGTAGGGCCAGATGCTGCACGGAAGTTCTTGGGTCATACACAGTGGCTGGTCAACTACTGGCTTCTGCAAAACGGTTTCAGTATTGGTATTGGAGATACAATTGCAGATGCTGCTACTATGGAGAAGATTAACGAGACAATTGGAACAGCTAAGAATGAGGTGAAGGAGCTTATTAagcaagcacaagagaagaacTTGGAACCTGAGCCAGGACGCACCATGATGGAATCATTCGAAAACCGAGTAAATCAG GTTCTTAACAAGGCTCGTGATGATGCTGGGAGTAGTGCTCAGAAGAGTTTGTCTGAGAGCAACAATTTGAAAGCTATGGTCACTGCAGGCTCAAAAGGCAGTTTCATTAATATTTCGCAAATGACTGCTTGTGTCGGACAGCAGAATGTTGAGGGCAAGCGGATTCCATTTGGTTTTGTTGATCGTACATTGCCCCACTTCACGAAAGATGACTACGGCCCCGAAAGTCGTGGGTTTGTTGAGAACTCTTACCTTCGAGGTCTGACACCACAAGAATTTTTCTTCCATGCTATGGGTGGTAGAGAAGGTTTGATTGATACTGCTGTGAAAACCTCCGAGACGGGATATATTCAGCGGAGGCTCGTGAAGGCTATGGAGGACATTATGGTGAAATATGATGGTACTGTGCGAAATTCTCTGGGTGATGTTATTCAATTCTTGTATGGAGAAGATGGCATGGATGCTGTTTGGATCGAATCACAGAAATTGGACTCCCTGAAGATGAAGAAGGCCGAGTTTGATAATGTATTTCGTTATGAACTCGATGATGAGAACTGGAGGCCTACTTACATGTTGCCTGACCATGTTGATGATTTGAAGACCATTCGTGAATTCAGAAATGTGTTTGAGGCAGAGGTTCAGAAATTAGAAGCGGACAGATTACAGCTTGGGACTGAAATTACTACAACTGGCGACAATACATGGCCTATGCCTGTCAACCTCAAGCGGCTTATCTGGAATGCTCAGAAGACTTTCAAGATTGATTTAAGAAGACCTTCTGACATGCACCCAATGGAAATTGTGGAAGCAATAGATAAGCTGCAAGAAAGACTTAAGGTTGTCCCTGGTGATGATGCCATGAGCATCGAGGCTCAGAAGAACGCTACTTTGTTCTTCAATATCCTGCTTCGTAGCACATTTGCTAGCAAGAGGGTCTTGAAAGAATACAGGCTTACAAAGGAATCCTTCGAATGGGTCATTGGTGAGATTGAATCGAGATTCCTCCAGTCTTTGGTAGCTCCTGGTGAAATGATTGGATGTGTGGCTGCACAGTCCATTGGAGAACCGGCAACTCAGATGACACTGAATACTTTCCATTATGCTGGTGTTAGTGCTAAGAATGTTACCCTTGGAGTTCCCAGGTTAAGAGAGATCATTAACGTTGCCAAGAAGATAAAGACTCCATCTCTGTCTGTTTTCCTAAAGCCTGAGGTGAGCAAGAAAAAAGAATTGGCTAAGAATGTGCAGTGTGCCTTGGAGTACACTACACTGCGTAGTGTGACCCATGCCACTGAGATATGGTATGATCCTGATCCTCTAGGAACCATCATTGAAGAGGATGTGGAATTTGTCAGGTCATATTATGAAATGCCTGATGAGGATATTGATCCGGATAAGATCTCTCCTTGGCTGCTGCGTATTGAGCTGAACCGTGAGATGATGGTTGATAAGAAATTGAGCATGGCTGATATTGCAGAGAAGATCAATCATGAATTTGACGATGACTTGTCATGCATATTCAATGATGATAATGCAGATAAGCTCATCCTTCGTGTCCGCATTACAAATGACGAAGCTCCAAAAGGAGAAATACAGGATGAATCTGCTGAGGATGACGTCTTCCTCAAGAAGATTGAGGGTAATATGTTGACTGAGATGGCCCTTCGAGGCATTCCAGATATTAACAAGGTCTTCATCAAATACGGGAAGGTCAATAAATTTGATGAAAGTGAGGGTTTCAAACCAGATAACGAGTGGATGCTTGATACAGAAGGTGTAAACCTCTTGGCCGTGATGTGCCATGAGGATGTTGATTCTACAAGGACAACTAGTAACCATTTGATTGAAGTGATTGAGGTTCTTGGGATTGAGGCTGTCCGCAGGTCTCTCTTGGATGAGCTGAGGGTGGTTATATCTTTTGATGGGTCTTATGTGAACTACAGGCATCTGGCCATTCTCTGTGATACGATGACATACAGAGGTCACCTGATGGCTATTACTAGGCATGGTATAAATCGTAATGACACAGGGCCCCTCATGAGatgttcttttgaagaaacagtGGATATCTTGCTTGATGCTGCTGTATATGCGGAATCTGATTACCTGAGAGGTGTGACTGAGAACATTATGCTTGGCCAGCTTGCTCCTATTGGTACAGGAGGCTGTGGATTGTATCTGAATGACCAGATGCTGCAGCAGGCCATTGAGCTTCAGCTTCCAAGCTATGTTGAAGGTCTGGACTATGGCATGACACCAGCGCGTTCACCCATGTCCGCGACACCGTACCGTGATGGAGGAATGATGTCACCAATGTTGAGTCCAAATTTCAGGGCTTCCCCAATTACAGATGCTCAGTTCTCACCATATGTTGGGGGCATGGCATTCTCACCCGTCCCGTCAAACTACAGCCCATCCTCTGGAGGTGGTTACAGTCCATCTTCTCCGGTGTTCAGCCCAGGGCCAGGACATGGTTACAGTCCCACTTCTCCATCATACAGCCCTGCATCGCCCAGCTACAGCCCCACCTCTCCATCATATACGCCTGGCTCTCCTTCCTACAGCCCGACCAGTCCATCATACTCTCCGACCAGTCCATCATACTCGCCAACATCCCCGAGCTACAGCCCCACATCTCCTAGCTACAGCCCCACATCCCCGAGCTACAGCCCAACATCACCAAGCTATAGCCCCACATCGCCGAGCTATAGTCCAACATCACCGGTTTATAGTCCGACCTCGCCAGCATACAGCCCGACATCTCCTGCATACAGCCCGACGTCGCCATCATACAGCCCTACTTCTCCCTCATACAGCCCGACATCGCCCTCATACAGCCCGACATCACCCTCATACAGCCCCACGTCGCCCTCATACAGCCCCACGTCACCCTCATACAGCCCTACCTCGCCCTCATACAGCCCTACATCGCCTGCATACAGCCCTACATCGCCTGGCTACAGCCCGACGTCACCGAGCTA